The proteins below come from a single Rhizobium sp. BT04 genomic window:
- a CDS encoding ABC transporter permease, with protein MSTKAAEGAAPLATRQRRRRLPTELSIFLVLVGIALIYEVLGWMFIGQSFLMNSQRLTIMILQVSVIGIIAVGVTQVIITGGIDLSSGSVVGMTAMIATSFAQSSTWGRAVFPSLTDLPAVVPIVVGLLIGAAAGLANGALIAYTKIPPFIATLGMFVSARGVAKWYTKGQPVSGITEQFHFIGTKAWPVVVFLVVALIFHIALRYTRYGKFTYAIGANPQAARVSGINIEAHLVKVYVIAGLLAGLAGIVTAARAETAQASMGVGYELDAIAATVIGGTSLTGGVGRITGTVIGTIILGVMTSGFTFLRIDAYYQEIVKGFIIVAAVVIDVYRQKKRRKH; from the coding sequence ATGAGTACCAAGGCAGCAGAGGGCGCGGCTCCGCTCGCAACCCGGCAACGGCGGCGGCGCTTGCCGACTGAGCTCAGCATTTTCCTCGTGCTCGTCGGCATCGCGCTCATCTATGAAGTGCTCGGCTGGATGTTCATCGGCCAGAGCTTCCTGATGAATTCGCAGCGCCTGACGATCATGATCCTGCAGGTCTCCGTCATCGGCATCATCGCCGTCGGCGTCACGCAGGTCATCATCACCGGCGGCATCGATCTTTCGTCAGGTTCGGTCGTCGGCATGACCGCGATGATCGCGACCAGTTTTGCCCAGTCGTCGACCTGGGGGCGGGCCGTCTTCCCGTCGCTGACCGACCTGCCGGCCGTCGTGCCGATCGTCGTCGGCCTGTTGATCGGGGCGGCCGCGGGTCTGGCGAACGGCGCGCTCATTGCCTACACCAAGATCCCGCCGTTCATTGCAACGCTTGGCATGTTCGTGTCCGCCAGAGGTGTGGCGAAGTGGTATACCAAGGGCCAGCCGGTTTCCGGGATCACCGAGCAGTTTCATTTCATCGGAACCAAGGCGTGGCCGGTCGTCGTCTTCCTGGTCGTTGCGCTGATCTTTCACATTGCGCTGCGCTATACCCGCTACGGAAAGTTCACCTATGCCATCGGCGCGAACCCGCAGGCGGCACGCGTTTCCGGCATCAACATCGAAGCGCATCTCGTCAAGGTCTACGTGATTGCCGGATTGCTTGCCGGCCTGGCCGGGATCGTTACGGCGGCCCGCGCCGAAACCGCACAGGCGAGCATGGGCGTCGGATATGAACTCGACGCGATCGCCGCGACCGTCATCGGCGGCACCTCGCTGACCGGCGGCGTCGGGCGTATCACCGGCACCGTCATCGGCACCATCATCCTCGGCGTCATGACATCAGGCTTCACCTTCCTCAGGATCGACGCCTATTACCAGGAGATCGTCAAGGGCTTCATCATCGTCGCGGCTGTCGTCATCGACGTCTACCGACAGAAGAAGCGCCGCAAGCACTGA
- a CDS encoding ABC transporter permease translates to MSTVETRQEARPRKGRAKAFAKALGRFLFAAVTTYLGLLAVTFFIGRVVPIDPVLAILGDRAPNHVVERVRQEMGFNLPLYQQFFIYIKGVLSGDFGNSVLTTNPVMVDIRRAFPATIELATLGTLIGAFVGVPLGVLAAVRRGSIADQVVRVVGLIGYSVPIFWLALISLVIFYAQLRWVAFPGRIDIVFEYTFTPITGFYLLDSAWQGQWDVFYDVFRHIILPASLLGYFSLAYISRMTRSFMLNELSQEYIVAARAKGLSETRVIWGHALRNAAVPLVTVIALSYAGLLEGSVLTETVFSWPGIGLYITNSLQNADMNAVLGGTIVIGTIFIGINLLSDLLYRTLDPRTRNR, encoded by the coding sequence TTGAGCACCGTCGAAACAAGACAGGAGGCGCGGCCCCGAAAGGGCCGTGCCAAGGCCTTCGCAAAGGCGCTGGGGCGGTTCCTGTTTGCCGCCGTCACCACCTATCTCGGCCTCTTGGCCGTCACCTTCTTCATCGGCCGCGTCGTGCCGATCGATCCCGTGCTCGCCATCCTCGGCGATCGCGCCCCCAACCATGTCGTCGAGCGGGTGCGCCAGGAGATGGGTTTCAATCTGCCGCTCTATCAGCAGTTCTTCATCTATATCAAAGGCGTCCTGTCCGGCGATTTCGGCAATTCGGTGCTGACGACCAATCCTGTCATGGTCGATATTCGCCGTGCATTTCCGGCGACGATAGAGCTCGCAACGCTCGGAACGCTGATCGGCGCTTTCGTCGGCGTGCCGCTCGGCGTTCTCGCCGCCGTGCGTCGTGGCAGCATCGCCGACCAGGTGGTGCGCGTCGTCGGCCTGATCGGTTATTCGGTGCCGATCTTCTGGCTGGCGCTGATCTCGCTCGTCATCTTCTACGCGCAGCTGCGCTGGGTGGCCTTTCCCGGCCGCATCGACATCGTCTTCGAATATACGTTCACGCCGATCACCGGCTTTTATCTCTTGGACAGCGCCTGGCAGGGGCAATGGGATGTTTTCTACGACGTCTTCCGCCACATCATCCTGCCCGCTTCGCTGCTCGGCTATTTCTCGCTTGCCTATATCAGCCGGATGACGCGCAGCTTCATGCTGAACGAGCTTTCGCAGGAATATATCGTTGCCGCGCGGGCCAAGGGTCTTTCGGAAACGCGGGTGATCTGGGGCCATGCGCTGCGCAATGCCGCCGTGCCGCTGGTCACCGTGATTGCGCTTTCCTATGCCGGTCTGCTCGAAGGGTCGGTGCTCACCGAGACGGTGTTTTCCTGGCCGGGCATCGGGCTCTACATCACCAATTCGCTGCAGAATGCCGACATGAATGCCGTGCTCGGCGGCACGATCGTCATCGGCACGATCTTCATCGGCATCAACCTTCTGTCCGATCTTCTCTACCGGACGCTCGACCCGAGGACGCGAAACCGATGA
- a CDS encoding ABC transporter substrate-binding protein produces MMITRLSRNFRLLSAGAALSLLMMAAPSAFAETPKDTLVEGFAIDDIITMDPGEAFELSTAEITTNSYSLLVRLDMDDTSKVKGDLAESWSVSDDGLTYTFKLKPGLKFASGNPITADDVAYSFERAVKLDKSPAFILTQFGLTGDNIAEKAKAADANTFVFTVDKAYAPSFVLNCLTATVASVVDKKLVLEHVKAVTPDAEHKYDNDFGNEWLKTGYAGSGAYKLREWRANEVVVLERNDNYYGDKARLNRVIYRYMKESSAQRLALEAGDIDIARNLEPGDIDAVSKNADLATTSAPKGTIYYVSLNNKNENLKKPEVQEAFKYLVDYDAIGATLIKGIGEIHQTFLPKGQLGALDENPYKLDVAKAKELLAKAGLADGFSITMDVRNTQPVTGIAESMQQTLAQAGVKMEIIPGDGKQTLTKYRARTHDMYIGQWGSDYFDPNSNADTFTGNPDNSDAGTVKTLAWRNSWEAPELDKQAKAALLERDAAKRAAIYQDIQKKYLANSPFVFIFQQTEVAGYRKNLKDFKLGPSFDTNFVGPIAKE; encoded by the coding sequence ATGATGATCACCAGGCTCAGCCGCAATTTCCGACTGCTTTCCGCGGGTGCCGCTCTTTCGCTCCTGATGATGGCCGCACCCTCGGCTTTCGCCGAGACGCCCAAAGACACGCTGGTCGAGGGTTTTGCCATCGACGATATCATCACGATGGATCCGGGCGAGGCTTTCGAGCTGTCGACCGCCGAAATCACCACCAACAGCTACAGCCTGCTCGTTCGTCTCGACATGGACGACACCTCCAAGGTGAAGGGTGATCTGGCCGAGAGCTGGAGCGTTTCCGATGACGGCCTCACCTATACGTTCAAGCTGAAGCCGGGCCTGAAATTCGCCTCCGGCAACCCGATCACCGCCGACGATGTCGCCTATTCGTTCGAACGTGCCGTCAAGCTCGACAAGAGCCCGGCTTTCATCCTCACCCAGTTCGGCCTGACCGGCGACAATATTGCCGAAAAGGCCAAGGCGGCCGATGCCAATACCTTCGTCTTCACGGTCGACAAGGCCTATGCGCCGAGCTTCGTGCTGAACTGCCTGACGGCAACGGTCGCGTCGGTCGTCGACAAGAAGCTGGTGCTGGAGCATGTGAAGGCGGTGACGCCGGATGCCGAGCATAAATACGACAATGATTTCGGCAATGAATGGCTGAAGACCGGCTATGCCGGTTCCGGCGCCTACAAGCTGCGCGAATGGCGCGCTAACGAAGTCGTCGTCTTGGAGCGCAACGACAATTATTACGGCGACAAGGCGAGGCTCAACCGCGTCATCTACCGCTATATGAAGGAAAGTTCTGCCCAGCGGCTGGCGCTCGAAGCCGGCGACATCGATATCGCCCGCAACCTCGAGCCGGGCGACATCGACGCGGTGTCGAAGAATGCCGATCTCGCGACCACGAGTGCGCCGAAGGGCACGATCTATTATGTCAGCCTGAACAACAAGAACGAGAACCTGAAAAAGCCGGAAGTCCAGGAAGCCTTCAAATACCTGGTCGATTACGATGCGATCGGCGCCACCTTGATCAAGGGTATCGGCGAAATTCATCAGACCTTCCTGCCGAAGGGCCAGCTCGGCGCACTCGACGAGAATCCCTACAAGCTCGATGTCGCCAAGGCCAAGGAACTGCTCGCCAAGGCCGGCTTGGCCGACGGTTTCTCGATCACCATGGACGTGCGCAACACGCAGCCGGTCACCGGTATCGCCGAATCCATGCAGCAGACGCTGGCGCAGGCCGGCGTGAAGATGGAAATTATCCCCGGCGATGGCAAGCAGACGCTGACCAAGTACCGCGCCCGCACCCACGACATGTATATCGGCCAGTGGGGTTCGGACTATTTCGATCCGAATTCCAATGCCGATACCTTTACCGGCAATCCCGACAATTCCGACGCCGGCACGGTGAAGACGCTCGCATGGCGCAACAGCTGGGAAGCGCCGGAACTCGACAAGCAAGCCAAGGCAGCCCTTCTGGAACGCGACGCGGCCAAGCGCGCCGCCATATATCAGGACATCCAGAAGAAGTATCTGGCAAACAGCCCCTTCGTCTTCATCTTCCAGCAGACCGAGGTCGCTGGCTATCGCAAGAACCTGAAGGACTTCAAGCTGGGTCCGAGCTTCGACACCAATTTTGTCGGTCCGATCGCCAAGGAATAG
- a CDS encoding ABC transporter permease: MTAPASPSPTMSRREWLLSDRPQSRLQARLGRAYITWRQFTANRLAVVGLLIIVALLFIAAFADVIATHNPVVGDLRNARLLPPGTGEFLLGTDDQGRDIYSRLIYGSRLTLFVVVLVAVISAPIGLIVGTVSGYAGGWVDATLMRITDIFLAFPKLVLALAFVAALGPGIQNAIIAIAITSWPPYARIARAETLTVRRSDYISAVKLMGASPLRIIVRHVMPLCISSLIVRVTLDMAGIILTAAGLGFLGLGAQPPLPEWGAMIASGRRFILDQWWVAAMPGIAILIVSLGFNLLGDGLRDALDPKESGQ, from the coding sequence ATGACGGCCCCTGCCAGCCCATCTCCGACGATGAGCCGCCGCGAGTGGCTGCTTTCCGACCGGCCGCAATCGCGCCTGCAGGCCCGCCTCGGCCGCGCCTACATCACCTGGCGGCAGTTCACGGCCAACAGGCTTGCGGTGGTCGGCCTGCTGATCATCGTGGCGCTGCTTTTCATCGCCGCCTTCGCCGATGTGATCGCCACGCACAATCCCGTCGTCGGCGATCTCCGCAATGCCCGGCTGCTGCCGCCCGGAACGGGTGAATTTCTGCTCGGCACCGACGACCAGGGCCGCGACATCTATTCGCGGCTGATCTACGGATCGAGATTGACGCTGTTCGTCGTCGTGCTCGTCGCCGTCATCTCGGCGCCGATCGGGCTGATCGTCGGCACGGTCTCCGGTTATGCCGGAGGCTGGGTGGATGCGACGCTGATGCGCATCACCGATATTTTCCTCGCCTTTCCGAAGCTGGTGCTGGCGCTGGCCTTCGTCGCCGCTCTCGGTCCGGGCATCCAGAACGCGATCATCGCCATCGCCATCACATCCTGGCCGCCCTATGCCCGCATCGCGCGTGCCGAGACGCTGACGGTGCGGCGGTCCGACTATATTTCGGCGGTGAAGCTGATGGGCGCCTCGCCGCTCCGCATCATCGTGCGCCATGTCATGCCGCTCTGCATTTCCTCGCTGATCGTGCGGGTGACGCTCGATATGGCGGGCATCATCCTGACGGCGGCCGGTCTCGGTTTCCTTGGCCTCGGCGCGCAGCCGCCGCTGCCGGAATGGGGTGCGATGATCGCCTCGGGCCGGCGCTTCATTCTCGATCAATGGTGGGTCGCGGCGATGCCCGGCATCGCCATCCTCATCGTCAGCCTCGGCTTCAATCTCCTCGGCGACGGCCTGCGCGACGCGCTCGATCCGAAGGAGAGCGGCCAATGA
- a CDS encoding dipeptidase, with translation MQFVFDGHNDVLLRLWTHSKDGSDPIAEFAGGTTVGHIDARRAREGGLSGGLCAIYIPSGDLVFADPDADGRYITPMAAPLDPLPSLAIATEMAAIALRLDQAGAWRLCRTVKDIRGAMADGIFAAVMHMEGCEAIGADLSALEVFYAAGLRSLGPVWSRHNVFGYGVPFAFPMSPDTAPGLTDAGFALVRECNRLGVLIDLAHITEKGFWDVAKTTDQPLVASHSNAHALTPVARNLTDKQLDAIRESGGLVGINYATAMLRPDGRSDSETPLADMIRHIDYLVNRVGIDCVGLGSDFDGATIPEEIGDAAGNQKLIAALREVGYGEADLTKLARENWLRILAQAWREARA, from the coding sequence ATGCAATTCGTATTTGACGGTCACAACGACGTTCTCCTCCGACTCTGGACACATTCAAAAGACGGCAGCGATCCGATCGCCGAATTCGCAGGCGGTACGACGGTCGGCCATATCGATGCCCGGCGGGCCAGGGAGGGCGGCCTTTCGGGCGGTCTCTGCGCCATCTACATTCCCTCGGGCGATCTCGTCTTCGCCGACCCGGATGCCGACGGTCGCTATATCACGCCGATGGCGGCCCCTCTCGATCCGCTGCCTTCCCTTGCCATCGCCACCGAAATGGCGGCGATTGCGCTGCGGCTGGACCAGGCCGGCGCCTGGCGGCTCTGCCGGACGGTGAAGGATATCCGCGGCGCCATGGCGGACGGCATTTTTGCAGCCGTCATGCATATGGAAGGCTGCGAGGCAATCGGCGCCGATCTTTCGGCGCTCGAGGTGTTCTATGCGGCCGGTCTGCGGTCGCTCGGGCCGGTCTGGAGCCGGCACAATGTCTTTGGTTACGGGGTGCCCTTCGCCTTCCCGATGTCGCCGGATACGGCGCCGGGCCTCACCGATGCCGGCTTCGCGCTGGTGAGGGAATGCAATCGCCTCGGGGTCCTGATCGATCTTGCCCATATCACCGAAAAGGGTTTCTGGGACGTGGCGAAAACGACGGACCAGCCGCTGGTCGCCAGCCATTCGAACGCCCACGCGCTGACGCCGGTGGCGCGCAATCTGACGGACAAGCAGCTCGATGCGATCCGCGAAAGCGGCGGGCTCGTCGGCATCAACTACGCCACCGCCATGCTGCGTCCCGACGGCCGCTCGGACAGCGAGACGCCGCTTGCCGACATGATCCGCCACATCGACTATCTCGTGAACCGCGTCGGCATAGATTGCGTGGGGCTCGGATCGGACTTCGACGGCGCCACCATTCCTGAGGAAATCGGCGATGCGGCCGGCAATCAGAAGCTGATTGCCGCTCTCCGGGAGGTTGGATATGGTGAAGCCGATCTCACGAAACTTGCCCGTGAAAATTGGCTTCGCATTCTGGCACAAGCTTGGCGGGAGGCGCGGGCCTAA